The Conexivisphaerales archaeon genome has a segment encoding these proteins:
- a CDS encoding response regulator yields the protein MGSILLVDDDQGIRDTLAMVLKGYGHKVRCAASAAEALEALKQEEFDILLVDIRLPDKDGIQLLHSIPDRVPAPKAIVITGYPTLENAVGAANEGASGYLFKPFEVRLLLEKINKLLEERQLEKRYDDKKLATYVKSRSKESAPLIAQ from the coding sequence GTGGGCTCTATTCTGCTGGTGGATGATGACCAAGGTATTAGGGATACGTTAGCTATGGTGCTGAAGGGTTATGGGCATAAGGTCAGGTGCGCAGCCAGCGCTGCAGAGGCTCTGGAAGCGTTGAAACAGGAGGAATTTGATATACTACTGGTCGATATAAGACTGCCCGATAAAGACGGCATTCAGCTGCTTCATTCGATACCAGATAGGGTGCCTGCTCCTAAGGCCATAGTGATAACAGGCTATCCCACTCTTGAGAATGCTGTAGGTGCAGCAAACGAAGGTGCATCTGGCTATCTGTTTAAGCCGTTTGAGGTAAGGCTTCTGCTTGAGAAGATAAATAAGCTGCTTGAAGAAAGGCAGCTTGAAAAGAGATATGATGATAAGAAGTTAGCCACCTACGTAAAGAGCAGGAGCAAGGAATCTGCACCGCTGATAGCACAGTAA
- a CDS encoding NitrOD5 domain-containing protein, with protein MSEKASGDDNETESPYERVTAAAEECLTAVLGKLAYRAFVKYMKDRYGKGLDILPLDPESFEEALKAVFRKSAPIIEEVLVKTLKTEFNLEDDANDLAVIISEISKINA; from the coding sequence ATGTCCGAAAAGGCTAGCGGTGATGATAACGAGACAGAATCTCCATATGAACGGGTCACCGCAGCGGCTGAAGAATGTCTGACAGCAGTTCTTGGTAAACTGGCCTACAGAGCGTTTGTAAAATACATGAAGGATAGATACGGGAAAGGACTAGATATCTTACCTCTTGACCCGGAAAGCTTTGAAGAGGCTCTGAAGGCTGTATTCAGGAAGTCAGCCCCGATAATAGAGGAAGTCCTTGTAAAGACACTTAAAACAGAATTCAACCTTGAAGATGACGCAAACGACTTAGCAGTGATTATATCAGAAATTTCAAAAATCAACGCTTGA
- a CDS encoding L-threonylcarbamoyladenylate synthase yields MQTKIFKVDPIEPDRKVIVRAANLIRSGEVVAFPTETVYGLGADSTNDRAVEKIFTAKGRPSDNPLIVHVSDLKMLRRIVERPGRKELDLISYYWPGPLTIIFRKKKVISDLVTAGLPTVAVRMPSHPVALALIKESGRPIAAPSANLSGRPSPTRAEHVMKDLSGKIPMIIDAGPTEFGVESTVLDLTGEYGVILRPGPITAEDLAPLIGMAKMYRLGKGERPLAPGMKYRHYAPNTKMVLVCGGPNGIVDKINRLAEAEVRKGKRVGVLCTDETKGRYDERLNKVSLGSRFSPYMLVRNLYHSLRTLDDMNLDLIFAEGFPEDGILATLMNRLRKAASKVMEE; encoded by the coding sequence TTGCAAACAAAGATTTTCAAAGTTGACCCGATTGAACCAGATAGAAAAGTGATAGTCAGGGCAGCCAATCTTATTAGGTCAGGCGAAGTCGTTGCATTCCCTACAGAGACTGTTTATGGTTTGGGAGCTGATTCAACAAACGACAGGGCTGTTGAAAAGATATTCACAGCCAAGGGAAGACCATCAGACAATCCTCTGATAGTTCATGTATCTGACCTGAAGATGTTGAGAAGGATCGTTGAAAGGCCAGGAAGGAAGGAATTGGACCTCATCTCTTATTACTGGCCTGGTCCATTAACTATCATATTCAGGAAGAAGAAGGTAATTTCAGACCTGGTTACAGCAGGCCTGCCAACTGTAGCCGTCAGAATGCCTTCTCACCCCGTTGCACTTGCCCTGATAAAGGAATCAGGCAGGCCGATTGCTGCACCGAGCGCTAATCTGAGTGGAAGGCCAAGCCCGACAAGGGCAGAGCATGTTATGAAAGACCTATCAGGCAAGATACCTATGATAATAGATGCTGGGCCTACTGAATTTGGAGTAGAGTCCACAGTGCTTGATTTGACAGGAGAATACGGGGTAATATTGAGGCCAGGGCCGATTACAGCTGAAGACTTGGCTCCTCTGATAGGGATGGCGAAGATGTACAGACTGGGTAAGGGAGAAAGGCCTCTTGCGCCGGGTATGAAGTACAGGCATTACGCTCCAAACACAAAGATGGTACTGGTCTGTGGAGGACCGAACGGAATTGTAGATAAGATCAACAGGCTTGCTGAGGCTGAAGTGAGAAAAGGGAAAAGAGTTGGAGTACTCTGCACGGACGAAACGAAGGGGAGGTATGATGAAAGATTGAACAAAGTCTCGCTAGGTTCGAGGTTCAGCCCGTACATGCTTGTAAGAAATCTTTACCATTCTCTCAGAACACTTGACGACATGAATTTGGACTTGATATTCGCAGAAGGGTTTCCTGAAGACGGCATCCTTGCCACTCTGATGAACAGACTTAGAAAGGCGGCATCTAAAGTGATGGAAGAATAG